The Fibrobacter sp. UWEL nucleotide sequence CGAAATCGCCCACCGCCACAACCTGCTGGTAGTAGAAGACGCCGCCCAAGGCATGATGGCCACCTACAAGGGCCGCGCCCTAGGCACCCTAGGCGACTTCGGTTGCTACAGCTATCACGAAACGAAAAATTACAGCATGGGCGAAGGTGGCGCACTCCTGATTAAGGATCCCAAGTTTGCGGACCCCGCAGAAATTATCCGCGAGAAAGGAACAAACCGCTGTCAGTTCCACCGCGGCGAAGTAGATAAGTACACCTGGGTGAATTTGGGATCGAGCTACCTCCCCAGCGAACTGAATGCCGCCTACCTGCTGGCAGAACTGGAAAGTGCCGACATCATTTACGACAACCGCATGGCCAGCTGGAACGACTACCGCGCCCGCCTGCAGCCTCTGGCCGACAAGGGCCTCATCGAACTTGCCACCATCCCGGAACATTGCGTTCACAACGCCCACATGTTCTATTTGAAAGTTGCAGATAACCAGACCCGCACCGCTATCTTAAAACACCTGGTGGACAACGGCATCCTGGCAGTGTTCCACTACGTTCCCCTCCACAGCTCTCCCGCAGGCCTTCGCTACGGCCGCTTTAACGGCGAAGATCGTTACACCACAAAAGAAAGCGACAGACTGTTCCGCCTGCCCCTCTTC carries:
- the rffA gene encoding dTDP-4-amino-4,6-dideoxygalactose transaminase, producing the protein MANIRIPFNRAPFIGTELEYVEQAVKSGRICGDGPFNQQCHIWLKEHTKTAKALLTTSCTHALEMAAHLCSIQPGDEVIMPSFTFVSTADAFVARGAKCVFVDIRPDTMNMDENLVEAAITEKTKAIVPVHYAGVACEMDKINEIAHRHNLLVVEDAAQGMMATYKGRALGTLGDFGCYSYHETKNYSMGEGGALLIKDPKFADPAEIIREKGTNRCQFHRGEVDKYTWVNLGSSYLPSELNAAYLLAELESADIIYDNRMASWNDYRARLQPLADKGLIELATIPEHCVHNAHMFYLKVADNQTRTAILKHLVDNGILAVFHYVPLHSSPAGLRYGRFNGEDRYTTKESDRLFRLPLFYGLSEEEREDVCDKIFEFFGV